A region from the Lolium perenne isolate Kyuss_39 chromosome 4, Kyuss_2.0, whole genome shotgun sequence genome encodes:
- the LOC139830680 gene encoding uncharacterized protein isoform X2, which yields MSCIKDVPTLRGDNYTEWRKKVDFAFVCAEVDWVVDTPQPIKPADPVRDDTDTDDAWAKKKRDHAPVEMSYTLENRKWQTANKKCMTFIKNTIENAIVGSIVECASVGEYLEKIKSQFTGSSKTYATQLLKQLVTEKYTGGAHGIREHILRMSNLAAKLKPMDADLELKPTLLVHLVMASLPQQFDNFVVNYNMNPAKWDIEKTIAMCVQEEDRLKAQNGGSINYVKDNKKRPFTQSNNGSPSKPSGKAPMQHQKFQYRPLPMNKDQCLHCQKTGHYKKDCPAFLKELMAKKGIPFDEDYEKRRRMH from the exons ATGAgctgcatcaaggatgttcccACCCTTAGAGGGGATAACTACACAGAATGGAGGAAGAAGGTGGATTTCGCCTTTGTCTGTGCTGAGGTGGACTGGGTGGTTGACACACCGCAACCCATCAAGCCTGCTGACCCTGTCAGAGATGACACAGATACTGATGATGCATGGGCTAAAAAGAAAAGGGACCATGCTCCTGTAGAGATGTCCTACACCCTAGAGAACAGAAAGTGGCAGACTGCCAATAAAAAGTGCATGACATTCATAAAGAACACAATTGAGAACGCCATCGTGGGCTCAATTGTAGAGTGTGCTTCCGTTGGGGAGTACTTAGAAAAGATAAAGAGCCAGTTCACTGGTTCTTCAAAGACATATGCTACCCAGCTGTTGAAGCAGCTGGTGACAGAAAAGTACACTGGAGGTGCACATGGCATCAGGGAGCACATCCTCAGGATGAGCAACCTGGCTGCAAAGCTGAAGCCCATGGATGCTGACCTGGAGCTGAAGCCTACACTTCTGGTTCACTTGGTGATGGCTTCATTGCCACAACAGTTTGACAACTTTGTTGTCAATTACAACATGAACCCTGCAAAATGGGACATTGAAAAGACCATTGCCATGTGTGTGCAAGAGGAGGACAGACTCAAGGCACAGAATGGAGGTTCCATAAATTATGTGAAGGACAATAAGAAAAGGCCCTTCACACAAAGCAACAATGGCTCTCCTTCAAAGCCATCTGGAAAAGCCCCAATGCAGCATCAGAAGTTCCAGTACAGGCCATTGCCAATGAACAAAGATCAGTGTCTTCACTGTCAGAAGACTGGGCACTACAAGAAAGACTGCCCTGCTTTTCTGAAAGAATTAATGGCAAAGAAAG GGATTCCATTCGACGAGGACTACGAAAAGAGGCGAAGGATGCATTGA
- the LOC139830680 gene encoding uncharacterized protein isoform X1, which translates to MPASDGSSSKGEGGFYLMSCIKDVPTLRGDNYTEWRKKVDFAFVCAEVDWVVDTPQPIKPADPVRDDTDTDDAWAKKKRDHAPVEMSYTLENRKWQTANKKCMTFIKNTIENAIVGSIVECASVGEYLEKIKSQFTGSSKTYATQLLKQLVTEKYTGGAHGIREHILRMSNLAAKLKPMDADLELKPTLLVHLVMASLPQQFDNFVVNYNMNPAKWDIEKTIAMCVQEEDRLKAQNGGSINYVKDNKKRPFTQSNNGSPSKPSGKAPMQHQKFQYRPLPMNKDQCLHCQKTGHYKKDCPAFLKELMAKKGIPFDEDYEKRRRMH; encoded by the exons atgcCGGCGTCCGACGGTTCATCCTCTAAGGGAGAAG GAGGGTTCTACTTGATGAgctgcatcaaggatgttcccACCCTTAGAGGGGATAACTACACAGAATGGAGGAAGAAGGTGGATTTCGCCTTTGTCTGTGCTGAGGTGGACTGGGTGGTTGACACACCGCAACCCATCAAGCCTGCTGACCCTGTCAGAGATGACACAGATACTGATGATGCATGGGCTAAAAAGAAAAGGGACCATGCTCCTGTAGAGATGTCCTACACCCTAGAGAACAGAAAGTGGCAGACTGCCAATAAAAAGTGCATGACATTCATAAAGAACACAATTGAGAACGCCATCGTGGGCTCAATTGTAGAGTGTGCTTCCGTTGGGGAGTACTTAGAAAAGATAAAGAGCCAGTTCACTGGTTCTTCAAAGACATATGCTACCCAGCTGTTGAAGCAGCTGGTGACAGAAAAGTACACTGGAGGTGCACATGGCATCAGGGAGCACATCCTCAGGATGAGCAACCTGGCTGCAAAGCTGAAGCCCATGGATGCTGACCTGGAGCTGAAGCCTACACTTCTGGTTCACTTGGTGATGGCTTCATTGCCACAACAGTTTGACAACTTTGTTGTCAATTACAACATGAACCCTGCAAAATGGGACATTGAAAAGACCATTGCCATGTGTGTGCAAGAGGAGGACAGACTCAAGGCACAGAATGGAGGTTCCATAAATTATGTGAAGGACAATAAGAAAAGGCCCTTCACACAAAGCAACAATGGCTCTCCTTCAAAGCCATCTGGAAAAGCCCCAATGCAGCATCAGAAGTTCCAGTACAGGCCATTGCCAATGAACAAAGATCAGTGTCTTCACTGTCAGAAGACTGGGCACTACAAGAAAGACTGCCCTGCTTTTCTGAAAGAATTAATGGCAAAGAAAG GGATTCCATTCGACGAGGACTACGAAAAGAGGCGAAGGATGCATTGA